Proteins from one Gimesia maris genomic window:
- a CDS encoding sigma-70 family RNA polymerase sigma factor, producing the protein MHSGSENHDAADWSAVGTVRISTVLKPEEIEKFVQLLTAHQSRLYAYIRSLLPDSQAVQDVLQETNLVLWRRSEEFEADSNFIAWACKVAYFQVLAYYRDNKRDSMVFNVELVEMLAKQNEEKLAGDQDLQRVLARCVSKLPEQSRNLIQQRYTSGGSVQAIAEAQGRSVGAVSQTLYRIRQLLQECVQKTLASEQGEL; encoded by the coding sequence ATGCACTCTGGATCAGAGAATCATGACGCTGCCGACTGGTCGGCAGTAGGGACCGTAAGGATCAGCACCGTCTTGAAACCCGAAGAGATTGAAAAATTTGTCCAACTTCTAACTGCTCACCAGAGCAGGCTTTATGCTTATATTCGCTCACTGCTGCCTGATTCCCAGGCTGTTCAGGATGTGCTGCAGGAAACGAATCTCGTTCTCTGGCGCCGTTCGGAAGAATTTGAGGCAGACAGCAATTTTATCGCCTGGGCCTGTAAGGTCGCCTACTTTCAGGTCCTGGCTTATTATCGCGACAATAAGCGTGATTCAATGGTGTTTAATGTAGAGCTGGTAGAGATGCTGGCGAAACAGAATGAAGAGAAACTGGCGGGCGATCAGGACCTGCAGCGGGTACTTGCCCGTTGTGTTTCCAAGCTGCCAGAACAGAGCCGAAACCTGATTCAGCAGAGGTATACCTCAGGTGGCTCGGTACAAGCGATCGCAGAGGCGCAGGGGCGCTCTGTTGGAGCCGTGTCACAGACCCTCTATCGCATCCGGCAGCTATTACAAGAGTGCGTTCAGAAAACACTTGCCAGTGAGCAGGGAGAATTGTGA